In a single window of the Verrucomicrobiota bacterium genome:
- a CDS encoding isoprenyl transferase, giving the protein MSTQAKAALPAHIAIIMDGNGRWAKQRHLPRVEGHRNGVESVRATVRACGELGIKYLTLYAFSVENWNRPKDEVDTLMKYLARFLKGEIGELNRNNVRLEVIGQIYRLPEFVQDQLKKTQAALAKNNGLTLTLALSYGGRTEIVECMRTIAQKVKDGQLDPAEITEQVITQHLYTRNMPDPDLLIRTSGEMRVSNFLLWQISYAELVVTPVLWPDFRKPQLCEALEEYARRHRRFGGI; this is encoded by the coding sequence TTGAGTACCCAGGCCAAAGCCGCCCTGCCCGCCCATATTGCCATCATCATGGATGGCAACGGACGCTGGGCCAAACAGCGGCATTTGCCGCGTGTGGAAGGGCATCGCAACGGCGTGGAATCCGTGCGCGCCACCGTGCGCGCCTGTGGCGAACTGGGGATCAAATACCTGACGCTCTACGCCTTTTCCGTGGAGAACTGGAACCGGCCCAAGGACGAGGTGGATACCTTAATGAAGTACCTGGCGCGATTTCTGAAGGGTGAAATCGGGGAGTTGAACCGCAATAACGTGCGCCTCGAAGTCATCGGACAGATCTACCGTCTGCCGGAGTTTGTGCAGGACCAGTTGAAGAAGACCCAGGCCGCATTGGCGAAAAACAACGGGCTGACCCTGACGTTGGCGCTGAGTTATGGCGGGCGCACGGAAATCGTGGAGTGCATGCGCACCATCGCGCAGAAGGTCAAGGACGGTCAGCTTGACCCGGCGGAGATTACCGAGCAAGTCATCACCCAGCATCTTTATACGCGCAATATGCCAGACCCGGATTTGCTCATCCGCACAAGCGGGGAGATGCGTGTGAGCAACTTTTTGCTATGGCAGATTTCGTATGCGGAGCTGGTTGTCACGCCCGTGCTCTGGCCTGACTTCCGCAAACCGCAGTTATGCGAGGCGCTGGAGGAGTATGCCCGGCGGCATCGTCGTTTCGGTGGAATTTAA